Below is a window of Zingiber officinale cultivar Zhangliang unplaced genomic scaffold, Zo_v1.1 ctg61, whole genome shotgun sequence DNA.
TGTTCAAAACAAGTATAAAAATGTTCTATGGTTGATTAtcaaatttgtttctaaatatccaatgttgatttttttttttcttcaggtTCTTGAAATGGAATCATTACTTAAGATGCCAGATCTAAACCGTGAGGATCTTGCTGCTCTTCTGAAAGCTGTCCAGGCTCAGGAAAAACAGAAACTGCATTTTGTATGCTGTGTTTGCCACATGTTCCTTTAACTGTATATTCGTTATTCCAATTTTTTTTCCTGATCGCAGCCAAACATGTCATACCTCCTTCACCTAACCTTTACATTTTTTGTTTTCTCTAGCTACCTATCACTTATTGTAGACTATCCAACTTGTTTAGAATACTTTCCGGGAATTATTGTTAACTGCTGACCTGAGAATAAGTGTGAAAGTTGTTTTGTGATTATTGTACGCAACAGGATGCGATGTTGAAGAAAGAGTTTCCTGTATATGAGGGAACCCAGTGGACAAGAACATGAGCCTGAAATTAGAAGACAGCTTTACTCTGGTTTGAATGATGAAGAATTTAAGGAGTTTTTTTTCTAGAACTCGGTCCTGTTCTTTGAAGCATAACCCGAATAACAATTCTGGATTAGTATAATATGGATTTATAGATCACAGTGATTAACAATTCCATCTAGTAGctttaaatattcaaaattttagttaGGGGGAATGAATCTTGCCTCTAAAGCTTTAAATGTTGATTTCATACTTGTAATCTGTAAGCTTTGATTAGAGTTTATCCTGCAGACATTTCTTGATCCCATCTTATTACAAGTGTTTAGCATGGCTTGCTCAGCAGCATAATTAGATTGATTGAAAATTTGAATTTCTGTAAACTCGACAAACTCAAAGAAATTAGTTAACCAGATGCCTCTTTAAGtagttttgtttaatttaatcCTGGAGATTCTGATCTCAAAAACCCATATACTGTTGCTTGCAAAAAGTTAACTTAGTTACAACAATGCTGAttcttcattttcctttttcctgacTACAAATTTACAATTAGTTGAAAGGCAATGTCTCAGCGGTTACTGATATTCTACTAGTTTTTTCGCTTTCCTGATGCCTCTTCACTTTGTTGCCAGACTGCAAGGATACAGATATTAAAGAAGGCAGGCCGACCATCTGAACGGCTGGTGAGCCATGAGAATTGCAGGTACCAGAGTTCAACCCAACACGAATGTGTTCATCTCCAGGAGATCACTGAAGCTGCTGGAACTGAAGATGCAGAAGCTGATGCCGCATATGACGGTGCACTCAAGGAGGCCATCTGCGGCATGCAGGATACAGTGACCACCATTAACGAACACTTGGAGGAGGTGCGCTACGAGATTGAGGCACTTGAATCAGAATAGCCACTGACCTCAATGCACAGATGACTAGTCCTTCGGTAGAACAAAATTCCAGTTGCCTTTAGTCATCTTTTAGTGTTGATTTCTCTTCCAAAAATAGCAACAGATACAAGTAATGTTCAAGTCAGAAAATGGTCGCTTCTATTGATAATGTGAAGTCGTAgatggaaaaaaaatattattcttgataattttttttgCATGTGCCGGACACTGGAGATCTGATACTCCTTTTTTGGTGCTTCCTTAAATCCTTCAGTTCATTCTTCTGCTTCATTCCCTTAGTTTTTTGGAATTTGGATACTTTGTTGAAATAAAATGCGTACTACAACTTGAGTCGATTGGAAAGATCCTATGAGGATCTCTTATTATTTTGTTGAGTCGAAGTGCGCAACAAAAACTGGATTTTATTATCTTACACGtccaaagaaaaggaaaaaacagGCAACGGCGCGTGCAACGTTAACAAAGCGATCACTTCCCATGTCTCCCGTCGTGGAGCGCCGGCGGTCCCGTCCCCTCTTCGCCCAACTTCCCCACGTCATTGAACCACTGCCCCGTCGACTGGTCCGCCTCTTTCACTCGCACCATTACATCGTCGTCCCTTTCCTTTACCGCCGGACAGACTACCGTCGCGTCTTCTTTC
It encodes the following:
- the LOC122037537 gene encoding uncharacterized protein LOC122037537 isoform X2, with translation METCERDLIEGIESMEVDERRTRSARIVDLLRSFLGVQQRRAEAYAKLRSGFMDYLSNGGELAFQQLCKEITVEFNDCSKQVLEMESLLKMPDLNREDLAALLKAVQAQEKQKLHFTARIQILKKAGRPSERLVSHENCRYQSSTQHECVHLQEITEAAGTEDAEADAAYDGALKEAICGMQDTVTTINEHLEEVRYEIEALESE
- the LOC122037537 gene encoding uncharacterized protein LOC122037537 isoform X1 is translated as METCERDLIEGIESMEVDERRTRSARIVDLLRSFLGVQQRRAEAYAKLRRYICDHQTGNLQSVFIEHALPRNRSMRSGFMDYLSNGGELAFQQLCKEITVEFNDCSKQVLEMESLLKMPDLNREDLAALLKAVQAQEKQKLHFTARIQILKKAGRPSERLVSHENCRYQSSTQHECVHLQEITEAAGTEDAEADAAYDGALKEAICGMQDTVTTINEHLEEVRYEIEALESE
- the LOC122037537 gene encoding uncharacterized protein LOC122037537 isoform X3 translates to MNRGCFCLKYSISRELCVRIQMLWGCDLVVHDKDFGFMDYLSNGGELAFQQLCKEITVEFNDCSKQVLEMESLLKMPDLNREDLAALLKAVQAQEKQKLHFTARIQILKKAGRPSERLVSHENCRYQSSTQHECVHLQEITEAAGTEDAEADAAYDGALKEAICGMQDTVTTINEHLEEVRYEIEALESE